The Desulfosporosinus acidiphilus SJ4 genome has a window encoding:
- a CDS encoding sigma-54-dependent Fis family transcriptional regulator, with the protein MLRVGQVMTRLSVSLYSYHTIGDALILMQEKQVSGLPLLNEQGHLLGMVTKEMIFEKSLASFNPVHKAADYLTTRFLPLKEEALLEEVWDLPFDIYPVLNNLDEITGVVTKYSLGRAYFQQIELRRQELEAVFDSAHNGIIAINKQGIITSLNPAAERPARATKEEAVGRYLTDVIIPSGLLDVVRSGIPDFGTKFQVGRRQYISNRTPIVRDGEVVGAVGVFQDVSEIEKVLQELRTVKQLNEELRTTIASSYDGIIICDRQSEILRCNPAVGRILEVSWEDLVGKAFKELVDNGVFRKNIIHLVKKQGGLVSILERSAAEHSLVITGNPVFDDEGEIVKVVINIRDMSELVYLREALEESKQLSEKYQAEIAQMKNHEETSSNVRACSVIMKNVLDLAARVSKVDTPVVLVGEPGAGKEEIAKMIHFQSKRKQGPFYKLNCGSLPYQLLETEMFGQGIALGSGIKGKIGLLELANHGSLYLEDIEKIPLNLQGRLLRVLQDKVLQTSDGNEAVADLRIVAGTHRPLIELVEKGLFREDLYFSLNVVPINVPPLRERKEDLIPLITYYLERNKKRHDLEKAIAPEGIQQLLNYSWPGNVREMANVLERLVVTAQGKTISGKEVKTVLYEKEKNLRAVTVSDVVPLKEAIDDLEQQLVTLAMELHGTTVKAAEALGVNQSTVVRKLQKIKDPKGSHDAKIVQKK; encoded by the coding sequence GTGTTGCGCGTCGGCCAAGTCATGACACGACTTTCTGTAAGTTTATACAGCTATCATACCATCGGGGATGCTCTGATCTTAATGCAGGAAAAACAGGTATCAGGTTTGCCCTTGCTTAATGAACAGGGTCATCTGCTGGGTATGGTTACAAAAGAAATGATCTTTGAAAAGAGTTTGGCATCCTTTAATCCAGTGCATAAGGCCGCCGACTACCTTACCACACGTTTCCTGCCGTTAAAGGAAGAAGCTCTCTTGGAAGAAGTATGGGATTTGCCTTTTGATATTTACCCTGTATTAAATAACTTAGACGAAATTACCGGTGTCGTCACCAAGTATTCTTTGGGACGCGCCTATTTTCAACAGATTGAATTGCGCCGGCAGGAGCTTGAAGCAGTTTTTGACTCAGCTCATAACGGAATCATTGCTATCAATAAACAGGGTATCATAACGTCTTTGAATCCTGCAGCCGAAAGACCGGCTCGAGCTACAAAAGAAGAAGCCGTTGGGAGATATTTAACGGATGTGATAATTCCTTCGGGTCTCCTGGACGTTGTCCGCTCCGGGATACCGGATTTCGGGACGAAGTTCCAGGTGGGCCGGCGCCAATATATTTCAAATCGTACTCCTATTGTTAGAGACGGGGAAGTTGTTGGTGCGGTAGGAGTTTTTCAAGATGTTTCGGAGATAGAAAAAGTACTGCAGGAACTAAGAACCGTGAAACAATTAAATGAAGAACTTAGGACAACCATAGCCAGTTCGTACGATGGCATTATTATCTGTGACCGGCAAAGTGAAATTTTGCGCTGCAACCCCGCAGTAGGCCGAATATTAGAAGTTTCTTGGGAAGATCTAGTTGGGAAGGCTTTTAAGGAACTCGTGGACAACGGCGTTTTTCGCAAGAATATTATTCATTTGGTTAAGAAACAGGGTGGGTTAGTCAGTATCTTGGAAAGATCTGCTGCCGAGCATTCCCTGGTTATCACGGGTAATCCGGTATTTGATGACGAGGGAGAAATCGTTAAAGTTGTTATCAACATCCGTGATATGAGCGAATTGGTTTATTTACGAGAAGCTTTAGAGGAGAGTAAGCAGCTTTCAGAAAAGTATCAGGCTGAGATTGCTCAAATGAAAAATCACGAGGAAACAAGTTCAAATGTAAGGGCCTGCTCAGTCATTATGAAAAATGTTCTTGATCTGGCAGCGAGAGTCAGTAAAGTGGATACTCCTGTTGTTTTGGTAGGTGAACCGGGAGCAGGCAAAGAAGAAATCGCCAAGATGATTCATTTTCAGAGCAAACGCAAGCAAGGCCCCTTTTATAAGTTAAACTGCGGTTCGCTTCCCTACCAGTTGTTAGAGACAGAAATGTTTGGTCAAGGAATTGCGTTGGGCAGCGGGATCAAAGGGAAAATTGGATTATTGGAGTTAGCCAACCATGGAAGTTTATACCTTGAAGATATAGAAAAAATACCTTTAAACCTGCAAGGAAGACTGTTAAGGGTTCTCCAGGATAAAGTGCTTCAGACTTCTGATGGGAATGAAGCAGTGGCTGATCTTCGAATTGTAGCCGGCACCCATCGCCCCTTAATCGAGCTAGTGGAAAAAGGGCTGTTTCGTGAAGATCTCTATTTTAGCCTCAATGTTGTCCCAATCAACGTTCCGCCCTTAAGAGAACGAAAGGAAGACCTTATTCCTTTGATTACGTATTACTTAGAACGAAACAAGAAACGTCATGATCTGGAAAAGGCCATTGCCCCGGAGGGAATTCAGCAGCTTTTGAATTACTCTTGGCCGGGAAACGTTCGGGAAATGGCGAATGTTCTGGAAAGATTGGTAGTTACCGCTCAGGGAAAAACGATTTCCGGGAAAGAGGTTAAGACGGTACTTTATGAAAAAGAGAAAAACCTTCGGGCAG